AAATCAACTTATGGTGTTATTATTTATCAAGAACAAATTATGCAGATTGCGAGTAAGTTCGCAGGTTTTTCATATGGTGAAGCGGATATTTTAAGAAGAGCGATGAGTAAGAAAAATAGAGCGGCATTAGAAAATGAAAGAAAGCATTTCGTTAATGGAAATATAAAACGAGGTTACGAGGAATCCACAGCAATTAAAATATTTGATTTAATACTTAAATTTGCTGACTATGGTTATCCGAAAGCGCATGCTGTTGCATACAGTAAAATAGCTTACATTATGACATTTTTAAAAGTCCATTATCCGACATATTTTTACGCTGCTATCTTGTCGAATGTAGTAGGTAACGAAGTGAAAACAGAACAGATGGTTACTGAATTAAAAAGAATTGGTGTTAAAATTTATCCACCATCAATTAATCATAGTGAATGGTTCTATAAAGCTACTTCAGACGGTATTTACACATCACTTGGTGCTATAAAAAGCGTCGGTTATCAAAGTGTTAAAAGTATCGTTGATGAAAGAAAGACAAATGGTCAGTATAAAGATATGTATGATATCGTCCATAGGCTACCTAGTAAAGTGAAAAGCAAAAAGATGATACAAGCACTGATTTATGCTGGTTCATTAGATGATTTTGGCCAAACTAGAGCTACTATGCTTCAGTCGATTGACGATATATATGAAAGGAGTGAATCAGTTGGAGATGCCAATAATTTACTTGCTGAATTAGGATTGAATGTAAAAAAAGAATTTAAAGAAGTTGAAGAAATGCCTGATCTCATGAAAAGTGAATATGAGAAAGAGTATTTAGGATTTTATGCAACAGAGCATCCAATACTTTCTTTATTTAAGCAACATCAATACTTATCCATTTATCCAATTGGCATACAAAATGATAAAGTACCTATGTTGGTCATGATATCTTCATTACGAAAAATCAGAACTAAAAAGGGTCAAAATATGGCTTTTGTCAATTTAATAGATGGTGTCAATGAAGTGGAAGGTGTCATATTCCCTGATGCGTATAAACTGATTGAATCAACTGAAATTACAAATGTGCCGATTATTATTAGAGGTAAGTTTGAGAAAAGAAATGGCAAAACTCAAATTATCATAAATGGTATTGAAACTTTAGACGCATTTAAGCAACAAAAATTAGAAACGACAAAAGAAGTTGTCGTTCGAAATATTACCACGCTTGATGAATGGGTAACACGTTCAGAGGCGAGTGATATTAAAGTCACATACTTTAATGATGATAATTATACTTCAAAATCACTTGGATATTTAAATTTAAACAAGGGTAATTTTGAAGAATTTATTAATATAGTAGGATATGAAAATGTGCGTCTTTTATAGTCTTTATTAATTAAATAATGTATGATATAGTATTCTTCATGGTGGTCTGACCACTGTGGAGAATTTTTTAATTTAAATAATAAAATTTCATGTATAATAATAGGATAGATACATATTATGAAGGGATGATTATTTTGTCATTAAGAGACGATGCTTTATATATGCATAAAGAAAAACAAGGTAAATTAGGCGTTTACGCAAAAGTTAAAGTTACAAACAAAGAAGAATTAAGTCTTGCTTATTCACCAGGAGTAGCTGAACCTTGTAAAGATATCCATGAAGATGTACGCAAAGTATATGATTACACGATGAAATCTAACGCTGTTGCAGTTATAACTGATGGAACAGCCGTATTAGGGCTTGGTGATATTGGTCCTGAAGCGAGTATCCCAGTAATGGAAGGTAAAGCTGTATTATTTAAAAGCTTTGCTGGCGTAGATGGTATACCAATTGCGTTAAACACAACGGATGTAGATGAAATTGTGAATACTGTTAAACTTTTAGAGCCAAACTATGGTGGCGTTAACTTAGAGGATATTTCAGCTCCAAGATGTTTTGAAATTGAAGAAAGACTTAAAAAAGAAACTAAAATACCTGTATTTCATGATGATCAGCACGGTACAGCCATTGTAACAGTTGCTGGATTAATAAATGCACTCAAAATTACTGACAGAAAATTATCCGATATAAAAGTTGTTTTAAATGGTGCTGGTGCTGCCGGTATCGCGATTATAAAATTATTATATAGTTATGGCGTAAGAAATATGATTATGTGTGATTCCAGAGGTGCAATTTATGAGGAACGACCATATGGAATGAATCCAACAAAAGATTTCGTAGCTAAATGGACAAACAAAGATAACGTCGAAGGAAAATTAGAAGATGTGATTAAAGATGCTGATGTTTTTGTAGGCGTATCAGTTGAAGGTGCCCTCACTAAAGATTTAGTTGAGACTATGGCAGAAGACCCAATTATATTTGCTATGGCTAATCCAGTTCCTGAAATTATGCCTAATATTGCAAAAGAAGCTGGTGCAAAAGTAATTGGTACTGGACGTTCAGATTTTCCAAATCAAATTAACAACGTATTAGCATTCCCTGGCATTTTTAGAGGTTCTTTAGATATTAGAGCAACTCATATTAACGAAGAAATGAAGCGTGCTGCAGTTGAGGCGATCGCTAATTTAATTTCAGAAGACGAATTGAGTTCTGATTATGTTATTCCTGGACCATTTGATCCGAGAGTTGCACCATATGTCGCTAGAGCTGTTGCTAAAGCTGGTATGGAATCAGGTGTAGCACGTATCGAAGTCGATTTAGATGAAATTGAACGTAAAACTTATGAATTAGCAGATTTATCATAATTTCGGAAGGAGACTCCACATTGGATAAAGAAAAGCAAAAAGGATTAATCAAGATTGTTGAACAAATTCAATCAATTATTGTTGAAGAAAATATTCAAGTGGGCGAAAAGTTACCTTCTGAAAGATTTTTAAGTGAGGCACTTAATGTAGGACGTTCAAGTATTAGAGAAGCACTTAGAGCTTTAGAACTTTTAGGTGTGATACACACAAGAAGAGGTGAAGGTACATTTTTAAGTGATATGTACCAACACCAACTTTTTGATTTAATCGGAAGATTTTTGATTCATAACGAATCGCAATTAGATGAAATAAATGAGCTTAAATGGATGATAGAAAGCTTTTGTGAAGAACATAGTACTACTGAAGCGAAGTCAAAAGAAGAACTTGTTTCTTCTAATAATAATCAAATTATGTATATGATTTGGAAACTACTCTCTCAATATAGTGATAGATTTGAAAGAGACAATTGTAAATAAGATCAGGGGGATAGTGACATGTTTAAAGACTTGTTCAATCGAAACCAAAAAAAGAAGAAATATGTAACTGTTCAAAACAGTAAAGATAATGACGTGCCTGAAGGTATTATGACTAAATGTCCCAAATGTAAAAAAATTATGTACACGAAAGAACTCGTACAAAATTTAAATGTTTGTTTTAATTGTGATCATCATATTTCTTTAACCGCTCATGACAGAATTAAAGCTGTAAGTGATGAAGATGCATTTAAAGAATTTGATGTAGGTATGACTGCTTCCAATCCATTAGAATTTCCTGGATATGAAGATAAACTTGAAAAAGATAGACAAAAAACAGGTCTAAATGACGCCGTTGTAACAGGTGTTACTAAAATAGAAGGTATCCCTTATGGTATTTGTGTTATGGATTCTAGATTTAGAATGGGTAGTATGGGTGCAGTAGTAGGAGAGAAGATTTGTAGAATTGTAGATTATTGTACAGAACATAACTTGCCTTTTGTATTATTCACAGCCAGTGGTGGCGCTAGAATGCAAGAAGGTATTATTTCGCTTATGCAAATGGCTAAGACAAGCGTTTCAATTAAACGACATAGCGATAAAGGATTGCTCTTTATTTCTTATATGACACACCCAACAACAGGTGGCGTTTCAGCAAGTTTCGCATCAGTTGGAGATTTGAATTTTGCAGAACCAAAAGCATTGATAGGATTCGCTGGTAGAAGAATTATTGAACAAACGATAAGTGAGAAACTACCTGATGATTTTCAAACTGCAGAATTTCTGTTAGAACATGGACAGCTAGATAAAGTTGTACATCGTAAAGATATGTATAAAACTTTAAGTACTGTTCTTAAGATGCATTATAACGAGGTGAGTAACAATGCTTGAATTTGAAAAACCTTTAGAAGAAATTAAAGAAAAAATAGTTTCACTAAAAGCTTATCAAGAAAAACATAGTGTCAATTTAGCAGATGAAATTGAAATATTAGAAGCGACTTTAACTAAAGAAACAGAACAAATCTATAAAAATTTAAAGCCTTGGGATAGAGTACAAGTTGCTAGGTTACAAGAACGACCAACAACTTTGGATTACATTCCATACATATTTGATGAGTTCATAGAACTACATGGTGACAGAACATTTAGAGATGATCCTGCTTTAATAGGTGGATTGGCTTATTTCAATGGCTTACCAGTAACCGTTATTGGTCACCAAAGAGGTAAAGATACGAAAGATAATATTTACCGAAACTTTGGCATGGCTCATCCAGAAGGTTATCGTAAAGCTTTACGCCTTATGAAACAAGCAGAAAAATTCAACCGTCCTATCATCACATTTATTGATACTAAAGGTGCTTATCCAGGTAAAGCTGCTGAAGAACGAGGTCAAAGTGAGTCAATCGCTAAAAATTTAGTTGAAATGGCTTCTTTATCAGTTCCAGTTATATCAATCGTGATAGGCGAAG
This portion of the Mammaliicoccus vitulinus genome encodes:
- the accD gene encoding acetyl-CoA carboxylase, carboxyltransferase subunit beta, with protein sequence MFKDLFNRNQKKKKYVTVQNSKDNDVPEGIMTKCPKCKKIMYTKELVQNLNVCFNCDHHISLTAHDRIKAVSDEDAFKEFDVGMTASNPLEFPGYEDKLEKDRQKTGLNDAVVTGVTKIEGIPYGICVMDSRFRMGSMGAVVGEKICRIVDYCTEHNLPFVLFTASGGARMQEGIISLMQMAKTSVSIKRHSDKGLLFISYMTHPTTGGVSASFASVGDLNFAEPKALIGFAGRRIIEQTISEKLPDDFQTAEFLLEHGQLDKVVHRKDMYKTLSTVLKMHYNEVSNNA
- a CDS encoding FadR/GntR family transcriptional regulator, with the translated sequence MDKEKQKGLIKIVEQIQSIIVEENIQVGEKLPSERFLSEALNVGRSSIREALRALELLGVIHTRRGEGTFLSDMYQHQLFDLIGRFLIHNESQLDEINELKWMIESFCEEHSTTEAKSKEELVSSNNNQIMYMIWKLLSQYSDRFERDNCK
- a CDS encoding NAD(P)-dependent malic enzyme, with amino-acid sequence MSLRDDALYMHKEKQGKLGVYAKVKVTNKEELSLAYSPGVAEPCKDIHEDVRKVYDYTMKSNAVAVITDGTAVLGLGDIGPEASIPVMEGKAVLFKSFAGVDGIPIALNTTDVDEIVNTVKLLEPNYGGVNLEDISAPRCFEIEERLKKETKIPVFHDDQHGTAIVTVAGLINALKITDRKLSDIKVVLNGAGAAGIAIIKLLYSYGVRNMIMCDSRGAIYEERPYGMNPTKDFVAKWTNKDNVEGKLEDVIKDADVFVGVSVEGALTKDLVETMAEDPIIFAMANPVPEIMPNIAKEAGAKVIGTGRSDFPNQINNVLAFPGIFRGSLDIRATHINEEMKRAAVEAIANLISEDELSSDYVIPGPFDPRVAPYVARAVAKAGMESGVARIEVDLDEIERKTYELADLS
- a CDS encoding acetyl-CoA carboxylase carboxyltransferase subunit alpha, translated to MLEFEKPLEEIKEKIVSLKAYQEKHSVNLADEIEILEATLTKETEQIYKNLKPWDRVQVARLQERPTTLDYIPYIFDEFIELHGDRTFRDDPALIGGLAYFNGLPVTVIGHQRGKDTKDNIYRNFGMAHPEGYRKALRLMKQAEKFNRPIITFIDTKGAYPGKAAEERGQSESIAKNLVEMASLSVPVISIVIGEGGSGGALGLGVTNRLLMLENSTYSVISPEGAAALLWKDSGLAQMAAETMKITAPDLFKLGVVDEVVEEPFGGAHKHLENQATLIKTSLENHLSELKALTGESLVEDRFNKYRNIGSYVD